tttattttttaactttttattttttttacttccttaaaaatttgacatgtcttaaatgtggtaattaattgttaggagaaatatgtaaagtcatgtatggataatcaattttgaaaatttgattattattatttatataattaattgattatttaaattatttttattttacatacaatttaattaatttaaatttattttttataattttaaatatcataattttatttttcaacttaattgattattgtcatttatttaattctctgaagatgtgctatatgttagacttggaaaaattaaatgcaaattaaatttgtgttttgaaagtTATGTtgagtaagattcaaattgtgtggcaaagcgtgggaaaaaagagaaacttagagtgtgtttgattgcacacatttaccatgaaaaatatataattagtacacattttctatggaaaataatcaaacactcttaacttttctatgaaaaaatatgtatgatacaagcatttaaaacttctttccatggaattcattttcctagggggtggggtgatttttgttttctaggcaatattacctagaattaaattctaggtaatgcaatcaaacacaccttttgagtgtgtttgattgcacatatttaccatgaaaaatatgtaattattacacattttctatgaaaaataatcaaacactcttaatttttctatggaaaaatatgcatggtacaagcatttaaagtttttttcattgaatttattttctaaaggtgtgaggtggtttttattttctaggcaatattacatagaattaaattataggtAATGAAATCAAATACACCTTTAATGATGGCAtgtgatttaataaattgagagaaatagaagaatttgaaggaagagaaattaataaaagaaagtaaatatctctctcttttcttcctctctatTCCTGTTCAAtccttccatttcctctcttctcctttctcgattattcttctcaaattttctcttcttctttacttttatttagtaaatttcaaCCTTATTTTTTTACCCAGTTTGGTtttctggtgtaacatagcaccactattctgtcaagtgaatgatgtgaatgcaactaagaaaaattaggccttgagggttcgtgtagtatgcacatatgagacaaatacacgtaaaatccaacaaaaaaaaaatgtctacccttgaatgcatattttagaataaagaggttggttatcgtttatttttttttctgttatagtgtaatttttatattttttatgcattgcttatttattacatcttaatttaggtttattttttacatggtttcgggatagagttatgtgcttttaattgttcaTCTACCCTTTAATgcatataaaaaaatctttcaaaatctataatctttttgttatattttcatgattgtaatacgattattttatttattttttacttctttattatgattttcatttattgtaactactaaattatataactttcactttaacattttttttttttacgatatccatgcatcgcatgggtgatccactagttTGTTTAAAAAAGCAATTGTGGATGCATAAAGAAGCAATTCAAGAGCAGGAGAATtgagatttcatattttttaggCCCAGAAATAATTCCTGGTCTCAGTGGGGACCAGAAATCACGGTCTGTTGATGCATGAATCACACCCAGGCTGACTTTCTTTAAATCATAGTACTTTTTGTTGGTTAGGGGAAGGGCGGTTGACGTTTCGTCGGAGTTGCACTACGTACACtgctaattaattgaataatatatttCTGGTGTCTGGTGGGCCATGCAATCAcgttttaatttcatatattaaaatattaagtgCACATTTAGTTTAGATCGATTTGTTTAACGTTCACTGCCTTACGTGATCAAAACGACGACGTCATTGAcgtaatacttaaaaaaatttaagactttttagatatttaaaaattaattccaaaTTGTATTAAACTAAACTCAAAGGGGATTTTGTAGTAATTTGCCAAATTATGGGGTTTTGAAGGGAAATAAAAAACGTAAATTTATAAAGGAATATACCTAAATGtaatttgatgaaaattataaaatagacCAATTTTATCAAGTTAAAAGGGGCCAACTTTGACCGTAAAATTGGACGATAccaaattaaattacattaaacCCAATATTAAGTTTTGTAGATGGGAGTATGATGAATTAGTTGGATTCAAGTAGGATTGGTAATGGTTCGGctttgttttagtttttgtcaaaatcataaccaaaccaaacttaaactattaaaatcaaaaccaaatcattcgatttctattttaatcataattttttttgtttgattcataccaacaaataaaaataaattctaataaaattaccttcttcttgcataaagttacaaattaacttcaaacttcttagatataattatttgattgataaaaataaaataatttaatattaaattttatttttatttgttaattactttataaatgttaaatattttatatatttgtaatgcattagttaaaatacttgtaaaaaaatacattagtcaatatatatataatgtgtttatataatatattaaataaataaatatatattatctatatgtatattcggttcagtttggttcgatttttcacACATTATATTCAATTTTGGTTTAGGTTTTGGTTTAGATTTagtaaaaaccataaccaaaccatacacattgaaacagtgttcggtttttctccaaatcaaaccattatctagtcaaacgatttttaactgcgttgaccggttcggtttcggttcgattCCCTACAATTTCGGTTGCAATTACTATCCCTAGATccaagtttgataaaaattaacaaGTGAATTAAAAGTTATTTAAGTTGGAAGTTAGTTAAAATATATACTGAGGAATTGGTTAAATAGTCTAATTTGGACCCAAATAAAATCCGAACAACATTCCAAGAAAAATTAGAAGGTGGTTGgattaaaagattattttttggtattaattttttgtacgtcatttttttttataattcttgcaGTTAACTAAACTCTATTTGGACATGTAATAACTTTATTTTAACGTTCAAATTTCAGTTGTTGCATGTCAATTAAGTTTGATGTAGATTGTGTGTTTTGTGCAaaactctaattaattaatggttaaaaagaaaaagtcatAGAATAATAtgggtttaaatgtaaaattaaaaaaagttctTAAATTGTTAAGAGAATAGCTTGTTgcggatttttttttttttttttttaatttaggttTTGAGTTTCGTCTGATTAGTCTGCAGACGGGCTTTCTCTCGAACAGTGAGTCTATgcacacacaaaacaaaatattcagTTTACATCTTTATATGAGATAAATATCaccataaaaatttaatttctaatactCTTTGTTCCAACTTTCTTTCATATATTGATGATGCTCTTAATTAGTTGATCTGTTGAGGGTATATAATTTGAAGAGTAGTttgcttttttaatttttacaccATAATTTAATTGTGTACGTTAAATTGTATTCTTGCTTTCTATTTATGCACGTACGTTAACTTATTACTCATACTCAAAACTGCACGATCGGTAACGTAGAATTCAACGAAAGATCCCACGTTTGGTTATgcttaatttgatttatttatttaactttgaCAATAAAAGGTCCCACATGGACTTGCATCTTGCTAGCTGCTATATGGATGCAAATGGAAATTATCTTTCAGACTGAAAGGTACAAGTTCTCAGGCAACCGGGGCTCTGCAAGAGCAAGCAAAGGACTAGCCCGGGACATATTATCAGCGGACTCTTTCATGTCGatctttgaaatgttgggtGGCAATTTGAAAGTGAAACCTTGAAGAAGCCTAGCCATCAACATTGTAGTCATGACGGATCCTAGGGTGACACCAACACATCCACGTCGTCCAATGCTAAATGACAAAATGCGCAAGTCCGGGTCATTGAGCCCCACCTCGGAGCCGTCTTCTGTCAAGTGGCGCTCCGGCCGAAACTCGAGCGGCTCCTCCCAGACCTTAGGGTTCCGGCCTAGTCCTGGGCGACTGAGCAGCACATGGCTCCCCTTTGGGATGAAGTAGCCAGCTACGGTTGTGTCGGCAACAGAGACATGTGGGACATTAAAGGGTGCCAAGGGGTGGAGGCGGAAGGCTTCTTTGATGCAAGCTTTGACATAGTTGAGGTGCGGGAGATCTGATTCTTGGACCAGCCTTTCTTTTCCCACCACTCTGTCCAATTCCTCAATGGCTCGTTTGAATGTTTCCGGTTGGTTTAACATCTCAGCAAGTGCCCATTCCACGGCGTTTGATGGGTTGTCCACTGTTTCTATCATCAGCTCCTGCCAACATGGATTAGCACATAGATTGAGAATCAGTACAGGTTATTATAAATGGTCTTGTTTATTGCAAATGTATTGTAAATATTCATCTAGGCAATAAATATGAGCATATATTAAGGAATTAATCCGGCCCTTTTATATAAGTAACAATCATAACCTTAATTTCACCAAATAGGGTTGATAACTTGAACTTAATTTATACTTTAATCCATTAATTTCAACTAACATCCATGTTCTTTTTAAAACCTTCATGTTATCctttttaagaattaaatttttgttgtcaatttcttccttttctgtGTGTTCTTTCCACTCTTTGGCGAGTACAACTTCCGAATTTGGGGAGAGATACTTACCACAATCTGagctttgatttcttcaaccGAAAGTAATGGGCTACCATGTGCATTTTTTAGGGTAAGAAGCACATCAAGCAAgtcttccttctcttcctttgTACCCGTTTGCCATTCTCTGGACCTCTCTTCAATCAGTGGATCTTGGTATTTCCTGCATGTGCCAACGGCCTTTCTCATGATCTTCTCATGGCCGTCCAAGTCTAGTTTGCCTCGCAACCATGGAATATAATCCGAGATGCAAAACGCATAGAGATAGTTAAGAATGGTGAATAGAGCATCGATatgctcttcttcctccacTCCGGGCCCGCCATCTTCCTTTCCCTCCCCGAAAAATCTCTTCCCAAAAATCATCTTTCTTATCACATTTCCACAGAAATGTTGCGTTGCGACTCTGATGTCCACAATACCACCGATCATGGAACTTTTACGAGTTTGATTGTACACAAAGCGGATAAGGTGATCGGCTTCTTCGACTCTCATATTATGGAGCCATCGAAATCTCGCCGGTGAAAGAACTTCGGAGACAAGGACtcttctcatcttcttccattGATCTCCCAATGGCGTAAGAGCCGTTGTAAGAT
This genomic stretch from Diospyros lotus cultivar Yz01 chromosome 1, ASM1463336v1, whole genome shotgun sequence harbors:
- the LOC127787901 gene encoding tryptophan N-monooxygenase CYP79A68-like isoform X2; the encoded protein is MAGSRAGNGDGVSTTPFFICSTFLFMALAVLVFHKHKAKRNKRSNQAASLPPGPKPWPIVGCLPEMLTNKPTFRWIHKLMEELDSEIICVRLGNVHVIPVTSPQLACEFLKKHDSVFSSRPICLSAELTSKYLTTALTPLGDQWKKMRRVLVSEVLSPARFRWLHNMRVEEADHLIRFVYNQTRKSSMIGGIVDIRVATQHFCGNVIRKMIFGKRFFGEGKEDGGPGVEEEEHIDALFTILNYLYAFCISDYIPWLRGKLDLDGHEKIMRKAVGTCRKYQDPLIEERSREWQTGTKEEKEDLLDVLLTLKNAHGSPLLSVEEIKAQIVELMIETVDNPSNAVEWALAEMLNQPETFKRAIEELDRVVGKERLVQESDLPHLNYVKACIKEAFRLHPLAPFNVPHVSVADTTVAGYFIPKGSHVLLSRPGLGRNPKVWEEPLEFRPERHLTEDGSEVGLNDPDLRILSFSIGRRGCVGVTLGSVMTTMLMARLLQGFTFKLPPNISKIDMKESADNMSRASPLLALAEPRLPENLYLSV
- the LOC127787901 gene encoding tryptophan N-monooxygenase CYP79A68-like isoform X3, translated to MAGSRAGNGDGVSTTPFFICSTFLFMALAVLVFHKHKAKRNKRSNQAASLPPGPKPWPIVGCLPEMLTNKPTFRWIHKLMEELDSEIICVRLGNVHVIPVTSPQLACEFLKKHDSVFSSRPICLSAELTSKYLTTALTPLGDQWKKMRRVLVSEVLSPARFRWLHNMRVEEADHLIRFVYNQTRKSSMIGGIVDIRVATQHFCGNVIRKMIFGKRFFGEGKEDGGPGVEEEEHIDALFTILNYLYAFCISDYIPWLRGKLDLDGHEKIMRKAVGTCRKYQDPLIEERSREWQTGTKEEKEDLLDVLLTLKNAHGSPLLSVEEIKAQIVELMIETVDNPSNAVEWALAEMLNQPETFKRAIEELDRVVGKERLVQESDLPHLNYVKACIKEAFRLHPLAPFNVPHVSVADTTVAGYFIPKGSHVLLSRPGLGRNPKVWEEPLEFRPERHLTEDGSEVGLNDPDLRILSFSIGRRGCVGVTLGSVMTTMLMARLLQGFTFKLPPNISKIDMKESANNMSRASPLLALAEPRLPENLYLSV